In uncultured Methanobrevibacter sp., the following proteins share a genomic window:
- a CDS encoding GTP-binding protein, whose amino-acid sequence MSIEEKIKAIEEEIQKTPYNKATSHHIGKLKAKISKLKEEQIKRSSGGSKGEGFHIKKSGDATAVLVGFPSVGKSTLLNELTNAESKVGAYQFTTLEIIPGVMEYNNAQIQIFDIPGIITGAAGGKGRGKEILSVARTADLIIVVLDTLNPQHLNVILKELDNVGVRPNQTKPDVRIKKTRKGGVNVSTTVPLTYLDEKTIRSIINEYGIHNADVLFRDDVTIDQFIDVIEDNKSYVPMMILLNKVDLVDLDYLKQLQKEIPEFIPISADKKLNIDALKEEIFDRVDLIRVYLKPQGRKADMEDPLVIRRGSTVIDACEKLHREFVKNFRHAKIWGTSVKFPGQKVGPDHVLEDEDVLRIILKK is encoded by the coding sequence ATGTCTATAGAAGAAAAAATAAAAGCTATTGAAGAGGAAATTCAAAAGACACCTTATAATAAAGCTACTTCTCACCATATAGGTAAATTAAAGGCTAAAATTTCTAAACTTAAGGAAGAACAGATTAAAAGAAGTAGTGGCGGATCTAAAGGTGAAGGATTCCACATTAAAAAAAGCGGTGATGCTACAGCGGTTTTAGTAGGTTTCCCATCTGTAGGTAAATCTACATTGCTTAATGAATTAACCAATGCTGAAAGTAAGGTTGGCGCTTATCAATTTACCACTTTAGAAATCATTCCAGGGGTTATGGAATATAACAATGCTCAAATTCAAATTTTTGACATTCCTGGAATCATTACTGGTGCTGCTGGAGGTAAAGGTAGAGGTAAAGAGATCCTATCAGTTGCAAGAACTGCAGACTTGATTATAGTTGTATTGGACACACTTAATCCACAGCATTTGAATGTTATCTTAAAGGAGCTTGATAATGTAGGTGTAAGGCCAAATCAAACCAAGCCGGATGTTAGAATCAAAAAGACACGTAAAGGTGGAGTTAATGTTTCTACAACAGTTCCTTTGACCTATTTGGATGAAAAAACCATCAGATCAATTATAAATGAGTATGGAATCCACAATGCAGATGTCTTGTTTAGGGATGATGTAACAATTGACCAGTTCATTGATGTTATTGAAGACAATAAATCCTATGTTCCTATGATGATTCTATTGAATAAGGTGGATTTGGTTGACCTTGATTATCTAAAGCAACTTCAAAAGGAAATTCCTGAATTCATACCTATTTCTGCAGATAAGAAACTCAATATTGATGCACTTAAAGAAGAAATATTCGATCGTGTGGATTTAATTAGGGTTTATTTAAAGCCGCAAGGTAGAAAAGCAGATATGGAAGATCCTTTGGTTATCAGAAGAGGCTCTACAGTTATTGATGCATGTGAAAAGTTACACAGAGAGTTTGTTAAGAACTTTAGGCATGCTAAGATTTGGGGAACTTCAGTAAAATTCCCAGGTCAAAAGGTAGGTCCAGACCATGTCCTTGAAGATGAGGATGTGTTACGTATAATCCTTAAAAAATAA
- the topA gene encoding DNA topoisomerase I, translating to MHEVIISEKPKSAEKIAKALSSKAQKKKYGRKISYWEFEEDGKRTTVLSAVGHLYSLTSATSRDRLGFDLKWVPAYEVEKNSGYVRDYVYAIKKLSKDADKFVHACDYDVEGTLIGYNALKYACGNNAEAKASRMKFSTLTKKDIVDAYDHMIDIDIHQVDSGIARHMLDYYFGMNISSALMKAVRSASSSRISLSAGRVQTPTLSILVDREKEIQSFIPEPYWQIKAKSDFDIIANHVEDKIFDEERAKRIFDECQGADATVTDVNIKETIRKPPIPFNLGGLQSEAHTVFGFSPKRTQVAAQNLYVGGYTSYPRTSSQKLPESLGFKEIFAGLLKDEEFRKHIADLPAKLKPNEGKKEDAAHPAIHPTGVLPSNLSPDEEKIYRLIVYRFISVFSEDSKLETMKVDLNVNNEEFVFSRKRVSHEGWLKHYPFKKQEADEFPPLKKGDFLKIHEIISEEKETKPPARYNEASLIKELEKRELGTKATRADIIAKLYDRKYIDGKKIEVKPLGVHIIDTLKQYCKNLTSEELTREFEKELDSLSADKITKEEILANGEKEVRSILKDINDNQKEIGSKLYESYQESNIVGDCSCGGKLLKKYSRRNKQTFIGCSNFPQCRNTYSLPKGANILKSTCPTCGLPMISIKRKGQKGREHVCLDPNCGKEVSKRRAPEVVGKCPECGRDLLKRSGRFGEFVGCSGFPQCRFSCQLKDLDKVLQEKSEELSK from the coding sequence ATGCATGAAGTGATTATTTCAGAAAAACCGAAATCTGCTGAGAAGATAGCAAAGGCTCTCTCTTCAAAGGCCCAAAAGAAGAAATACGGCAGGAAGATAAGCTATTGGGAATTTGAGGAAGATGGCAAAAGGACCACTGTTTTGTCTGCAGTAGGTCACTTGTACTCTTTGACATCCGCTACTTCAAGAGACAGATTAGGGTTTGATTTAAAATGGGTTCCAGCATATGAAGTTGAAAAGAATAGCGGATATGTTAGGGATTATGTTTATGCTATTAAAAAACTCTCTAAAGATGCAGATAAATTTGTTCATGCTTGCGATTACGACGTAGAAGGAACATTGATTGGTTATAATGCATTGAAATATGCCTGTGGAAACAATGCTGAAGCGAAAGCATCCCGTATGAAATTTTCCACATTGACTAAAAAGGATATTGTAGATGCATATGACCATATGATTGACATTGACATACACCAAGTGGATAGTGGTATTGCAAGACATATGCTAGACTATTACTTTGGTATGAATATCTCTTCAGCTTTGATGAAAGCTGTTAGATCAGCATCTTCAAGTCGCATAAGCTTATCTGCAGGACGTGTGCAAACTCCTACATTATCCATTTTAGTGGATAGGGAAAAGGAGATACAATCATTCATTCCAGAACCTTATTGGCAAATCAAGGCCAAGTCTGATTTTGACATTATAGCAAATCATGTTGAAGATAAGATCTTTGATGAAGAAAGGGCTAAAAGAATATTTGATGAATGTCAAGGGGCTGATGCAACTGTAACTGATGTAAATATTAAGGAAACAATCAGAAAACCTCCTATTCCATTCAATTTAGGAGGATTGCAATCTGAAGCCCACACTGTATTTGGATTTTCCCCTAAAAGGACTCAAGTTGCAGCTCAGAACCTATATGTTGGAGGATACACTTCTTATCCACGTACCTCATCCCAAAAACTTCCTGAATCATTAGGATTTAAAGAGATTTTTGCAGGTCTTCTTAAGGATGAAGAGTTTAGAAAACATATTGCTGATTTGCCAGCAAAATTAAAGCCAAATGAAGGTAAGAAGGAAGATGCAGCACACCCAGCTATTCACCCAACTGGTGTATTGCCATCTAACTTATCTCCAGATGAGGAAAAGATTTATCGTTTGATAGTTTATAGGTTCATAAGTGTCTTCAGTGAGGATTCCAAATTGGAAACCATGAAAGTTGACTTGAATGTTAACAATGAGGAATTTGTCTTTTCAAGAAAAAGGGTTTCTCATGAAGGATGGTTAAAACACTATCCATTTAAGAAACAAGAAGCGGATGAGTTCCCTCCGCTTAAAAAAGGAGATTTCCTTAAGATTCATGAAATCATTTCAGAGGAAAAGGAAACCAAACCTCCTGCAAGATACAATGAAGCGTCTCTTATCAAGGAATTAGAGAAAAGAGAGCTTGGTACAAAGGCTACTCGTGCAGACATCATTGCCAAATTGTATGATAGGAAATATATTGATGGCAAAAAGATTGAAGTTAAGCCATTAGGTGTTCATATTATCGACACATTAAAGCAATACTGTAAGAACTTAACCAGCGAAGAGTTAACTCGTGAATTTGAAAAAGAGTTGGATAGCTTATCTGCTGATAAGATTACAAAAGAGGAAATTCTCGCTAATGGTGAAAAGGAAGTAAGATCAATTCTTAAGGATATTAATGACAATCAAAAGGAAATTGGTTCAAAGCTTTATGAATCCTATCAGGAATCAAATATCGTTGGAGATTGTTCATGTGGTGGTAAACTGCTTAAAAAGTATTCAAGAAGGAATAAGCAAACATTTATAGGATGCTCCAATTTCCCTCAATGCAGAAATACTTACTCACTTCCTAAAGGTGCAAATATCTTAAAATCAACTTGTCCAACATGTGGATTGCCTATGATTTCAATTAAGAGAAAAGGCCAAAAGGGAAGGGAACACGTTTGCCTTGATCCAAATTGCGGTAAGGAAGTAAGCAAAAGGCGTGCTCCTGAAGTTGTTGGCAAATGTCCGGAATGTGGCAGAGACTTATTGAAACGTTCTGGAAGATTTGGTGAATTTGTTGGATGCAGTGGCTTCCCACAATGCAGGTTCAGTTGCCAATTGAAGGATTTGGACAAAGTATTGCAAGAAAAATCAGAAGAATTAAGTAAATGA
- a CDS encoding homocitrate synthase family protein, which translates to MQYYTSPFNKEEEYKFPKDITIYDTTLRDGEQTPGVCFSLDDKLEIARKLDQLRIHQIEAGFPIVSDRESAAVKAIANEGLDAEIICLARTKKGDIDRALDCDVDGIITFMGTSDIHLEHKMHIKRQEALNICMKSIEYAKDHGLFVAFSAEDATRTDLDFLKRVYSKAESYGADRVHIADTVGAITPQGITFLIKELRKVTDVQIAMHCHNDFGLAVINSIYGLLAGGSAVSTTVNGIGERAGNASLEELIMSLKLLYGKDLGFKTKYIQELSELVSKKTGLEIPYNKPIVGRNVFRHESGIHVDAVIEEPLTYEPYLPELVGQRRQLVLGKHSGCRAVKAKLDECGFKVTNDQLCQIVKKVKESREEGKYIDDDVFKDIVRSIDSNYVDL; encoded by the coding sequence ATGCAATATTATACAAGTCCTTTCAATAAGGAAGAGGAATACAAATTCCCAAAAGATATTACTATTTATGATACAACTTTAAGAGACGGGGAACAGACCCCTGGAGTATGTTTCTCACTGGATGACAAATTGGAAATAGCCAGAAAGCTTGATCAATTAAGAATCCATCAGATTGAAGCAGGATTCCCTATCGTCTCAGACAGAGAATCAGCTGCAGTCAAGGCAATAGCTAACGAAGGATTGGACGCTGAAATCATCTGTTTAGCAAGAACCAAAAAAGGCGATATTGACAGAGCTCTTGACTGTGATGTGGATGGAATCATTACATTTATGGGAACTTCTGACATTCATTTGGAACATAAAATGCATATCAAAAGACAAGAAGCATTGAATATCTGCATGAAATCCATTGAATATGCTAAAGACCACGGATTGTTTGTAGCATTTTCAGCAGAGGATGCAACAAGAACTGACTTGGACTTCTTAAAAAGAGTTTACTCAAAAGCAGAAAGCTATGGTGCTGACAGAGTGCATATTGCAGATACCGTTGGGGCAATCACCCCACAAGGAATTACATTCCTAATCAAGGAACTTAGAAAAGTGACTGATGTTCAAATAGCTATGCACTGTCATAATGACTTCGGATTAGCTGTAATTAACTCAATTTATGGATTGCTTGCAGGAGGAAGTGCTGTTTCAACAACCGTAAATGGTATTGGAGAAAGGGCGGGAAACGCTTCCCTTGAAGAATTGATCATGTCTTTAAAATTATTGTATGGTAAGGACTTAGGATTCAAGACCAAATACATCCAAGAGTTATCTGAATTGGTATCCAAGAAAACTGGATTGGAAATTCCATACAATAAGCCAATTGTAGGAAGAAATGTATTTAGACACGAATCTGGAATCCATGTGGATGCAGTTATTGAAGAACCTCTTACTTACGAACCATATTTACCTGAACTCGTCGGTCAAAGAAGACAATTGGTTTTAGGAAAACACTCAGGTTGCAGAGCTGTAAAGGCAAAACTTGACGAATGTGGATTTAAAGTGACCAATGACCAACTTTGCCAAATCGTGAAGAAGGTAAAGGAAAGCAGAGAAGAAGGAAAATACATTGATGACGATGTATTTAAAGACATTGTGAGAAGCATTGATTCAAATTATGTTGATTTATAA
- the cyaB gene encoding class IV adenylate cyclase yields MIEVEVKAKIRSFDEMRKRLDEINAVKVKTEHQEDRYFNSPVRDFAQTDEALRIRETKSDDKHNLFITYKGPKIDAKSKTREEVEMEIEDADKASKIFENLGFKEVRTVVKDREYYQYENYEISLDNVHGLEPYMEIEISLEDNSDYSKVQESIFELFEKLGITDGFERTSYLELLEELDN; encoded by the coding sequence ATGATAGAAGTAGAAGTGAAAGCAAAAATAAGAAGCTTTGATGAAATGAGAAAAAGGCTTGATGAAATAAATGCCGTAAAGGTCAAAACCGAGCATCAGGAAGATAGATATTTCAATAGTCCGGTGCGTGACTTTGCACAAACCGATGAGGCATTGAGAATCAGAGAAACAAAATCAGATGATAAGCACAATTTGTTCATTACATACAAAGGCCCTAAAATCGATGCAAAAAGCAAAACCAGAGAAGAGGTTGAAATGGAAATAGAAGATGCTGACAAAGCTTCTAAAATATTTGAGAATTTAGGGTTCAAGGAAGTCAGAACCGTTGTAAAGGATCGTGAATACTACCAATATGAAAACTATGAAATCAGCTTGGACAATGTCCATGGCCTTGAACCATATATGGAAATAGAAATAAGCTTAGAGGACAATTCTGACTATTCAAAGGTACAGGAAAGCATATTTGAACTCTTTGAAAAATTAGGAATTACAGACGGATTTGAGCGAACCTCCTACTTGGAATTACTAGAGGAACTGGACAATTAA
- a CDS encoding TATA-box-binding protein, with protein sequence MTDVDIKIENIVASASIGKDIVLTEVAKALEGVDFNREQFPGLVFKLQDPKTAALIFSSGKLVCTGAKSIDDSKLAIKKTVDLMRTIDTEIPHEFDIKIQNIVASANLQSTLNLEAVALELENTEYEPEQFPGLVYRLSDPKVVLLLFGSGKVVCTGAKTKKDARLGVENAKARLSELDLI encoded by the coding sequence TTGACCGATGTTGATATAAAAATAGAAAACATTGTAGCTTCTGCAAGCATTGGGAAAGACATTGTTCTTACCGAAGTGGCAAAAGCGTTAGAAGGTGTCGATTTTAACAGAGAACAGTTCCCAGGATTAGTATTTAAACTTCAAGATCCTAAAACTGCTGCTTTAATTTTTAGTTCCGGTAAACTTGTATGTACTGGCGCTAAATCAATCGATGATTCAAAATTAGCTATTAAAAAAACTGTCGATCTTATGAGAACTATTGATACTGAAATTCCTCATGAGTTTGATATTAAAATTCAAAACATTGTTGCTTCTGCAAATTTACAATCTACTTTAAATTTAGAAGCAGTTGCTTTGGAATTGGAAAACACTGAATACGAACCAGAACAATTCCCTGGTTTAGTATACCGTTTATCTGATCCTAAAGTTGTATTATTATTATTCGGTTCCGGAAAAGTTGTTTGTACTGGAGCTAAAACCAAAAAAGACGCTAGGTTAGGTGTAGAAAATGCAAAAGCTAGACTTAGCGAATTGGACTTAATATAA
- the serB gene encoding phosphoserine phosphatase SerB, protein MIKLVVFDLDNVIIDGEGIDEIGKLINIEDQIAAITEQAMQGDIDFETSIKKRVGLLKGVATDDIRTLANEMPLMKGAEETVSTLKENGFDVAIISGSFDIIADTIKGKLDVDNIFTNSLVEEDGILTGEVTGPLVSGSKLDVLSKLIEEKGYTLDECVAVGDGANDISMIESAKYGIAFNAKPALKENADLIVETRDLTDVLNVIINLNSENTEGDADVDKEVAVETEVVETTDVVVENQEEEQVADATEEVVEEIEETEEVVEEETAEEEAEEAEEEAVEEEVAEAEEEVEDEEAPEAEEEVAEEKPVKEAKPKKSKKKNALPEPDFDLADTIEGVRAQKDEREERIAKVADEREAFNREAKEQRKIRDELNSELKENLAKAIEFRDQRNEINKQVEENKKARNKVNDEIKSLEWSSGKKDKIRIEAEIKKIDKIIETRVLDIKKENQLVKNANDLRKELAEIKEDDKVKEEAAELKKKSEEFHAKVVELSEQAQEAHEQMLSYFRKTDEIRTAADEAHKLFLQARKNASAKHEEFKMILSEIHVINKKLGSNKNRKRRSDKSGGSSNNKKNREEKERAESIFDKFKNGKKLSTEELLLLQKYDIN, encoded by the coding sequence TTGATTAAACTTGTAGTATTTGACTTAGATAATGTTATTATTGATGGTGAGGGCATAGACGAGATTGGAAAATTAATTAATATTGAAGATCAAATTGCAGCAATCACTGAGCAGGCTATGCAAGGTGATATTGACTTCGAAACATCCATTAAGAAAAGAGTAGGGCTTCTTAAAGGAGTTGCTACTGACGATATTAGAACATTAGCTAATGAAATGCCTCTAATGAAAGGAGCTGAAGAAACCGTTTCCACTTTAAAGGAAAATGGCTTTGATGTAGCTATTATTAGCGGTAGTTTTGATATAATCGCCGATACTATTAAGGGAAAACTTGATGTGGATAACATATTCACAAATTCATTAGTTGAAGAAGACGGGATCTTAACTGGTGAAGTCACTGGACCATTAGTATCTGGTTCAAAATTAGATGTTCTATCCAAACTCATAGAAGAAAAAGGTTACACATTAGATGAATGTGTTGCTGTTGGAGATGGAGCAAATGATATTTCCATGATTGAATCTGCTAAATATGGAATTGCTTTTAATGCTAAACCTGCTTTAAAGGAGAATGCAGACCTTATTGTGGAAACCCGTGATTTAACTGACGTTTTAAATGTCATCATTAATTTAAACTCTGAAAACACTGAAGGAGATGCTGACGTGGATAAAGAAGTTGCTGTAGAAACTGAAGTAGTTGAAACTACTGACGTAGTTGTTGAAAACCAAGAAGAAGAACAAGTTGCAGATGCAACTGAAGAAGTAGTTGAAGAAATCGAAGAAACAGAAGAAGTTGTTGAAGAAGAAACTGCTGAGGAAGAAGCTGAAGAGGCTGAAGAAGAAGCAGTGGAAGAAGAAGTTGCTGAAGCTGAAGAGGAAGTTGAAGATGAAGAAGCTCCTGAAGCTGAAGAAGAAGTGGCTGAAGAAAAACCTGTTAAAGAAGCAAAACCTAAAAAATCCAAAAAGAAAAACGCTCTTCCAGAACCTGATTTTGATTTAGCTGACACCATTGAAGGTGTAAGAGCTCAAAAAGATGAAAGAGAAGAACGTATTGCTAAAGTTGCAGATGAAAGAGAAGCTTTTAACAGAGAAGCTAAAGAACAACGTAAAATACGTGATGAATTAAATTCTGAATTAAAAGAAAACTTAGCTAAGGCTATTGAGTTCAGAGATCAACGTAATGAAATCAACAAACAAGTTGAAGAAAACAAGAAAGCACGTAATAAAGTCAATGACGAAATTAAAAGTCTTGAATGGTCTTCTGGTAAAAAAGATAAAATCAGGATTGAAGCTGAAATCAAAAAGATTGATAAAATTATCGAAACCAGAGTTTTAGACATCAAAAAGGAGAATCAACTTGTTAAAAATGCAAATGATTTAAGAAAAGAACTTGCAGAAATCAAAGAAGACGATAAAGTCAAAGAAGAAGCTGCTGAACTCAAGAAAAAATCTGAAGAATTCCACGCTAAAGTAGTTGAACTTTCAGAACAAGCACAAGAAGCTCACGAACAAATGCTTTCTTACTTCAGAAAAACTGATGAAATCAGAACTGCTGCTGATGAAGCACACAAGTTATTCCTCCAAGCTAGAAAGAATGCTTCTGCTAAACATGAAGAATTTAAAATGATTTTAAGTGAAATTCATGTTATCAATAAAAAGTTAGGAAGCAACAAAAACAGAAAACGCAGATCTGATAAATCTGGTGGTTCTTCTAACAATAAGAAAAATCGTGAAGAAAAAGAAAGAGCTGAAAGTATCTTTGATAAATTCAAAAACGGTAAGAAATTATCTACTGAAGAGCTTTTACTCTTGCAAAAATACGATATTAATTAA
- a CDS encoding STT3 domain-containing protein — protein sequence MENKTILKSVVIIAILFVLVFGLRAQAADIGGVPNEIKANYMDADGLPYFSEMDSYFNLRMTQDYMDHGYFGDTLVNGSGWDMHSYYPSGRDVGSYQPMIAYVTSFLYGIVNMFHDMSLKEVAFWTGALISSFAVIPVYIFTRRITNDYGAIAATLIVALGPNYISHTFAGFFDTDMFNVTLPLFFILFFVEAVKSDKLVHRIIFAILSVITIGIYSLSWTGYMFYPAVMIIVMIVFFILCFYLDIEVLEPFKNYSNKLNWLINQKELFPVALIVVLGAISLLFTVGIGGILDAINGLTGGFSLLSASSDVWPNVFVSVAEMQKPNILAGGLPGAFLANTNGVINGVGGIVAFFGVLLVLFTFVQRLLRLRSVKIKGDSSKPHKSKRKATSIRKEQERFRISLKDIGSFGSTDEINKSKRLNVLYLSLFIVWILASAAAVTQGTRFIQILVVPMGICAGIFVGYAVDYVKANIDDDRTLFLIAIVCSFLIAFPITQIYYGLDNALMIGSIIFVALVVISGVFIYLRKSIRDSDVSLKKALVVVLITLALVSPTVCGAYQTTAATAPGSSDPMWNAMDYVKENTTNDTVIISWWDYGYLFQIASDHPTSFDGGSQSGDRAYWVGKALTTSDLAQSKGILQMLGTTGSNASDLLCNYTGSNVTAVDALDKTLGLSREDAKSTLISDYNLTESQANAVVKQSHPSNPNNVAFVLSSDMIQKAGWWSYFGSWNFDTLDSTNYQYYMSGNYVTINPNSQGSINVLNDSGILYNAVVKRGSNGTNGTTAQMTAVWDKNGSKIELNGTEYNPLKASNLIAIEDGYLTVNKTLDKGGNYTLYVIGSGNDYTAILMDNELRDSVFTRLFLLGGAGQDTFTLTNMQEGVSTWSINGASSSSDSQDTNTTET from the coding sequence ATGGAAAATAAAACTATATTAAAATCTGTGGTTATCATAGCAATATTGTTTGTTTTGGTTTTTGGTCTTAGAGCTCAAGCCGCTGATATTGGTGGAGTTCCAAATGAAATTAAAGCAAATTATATGGATGCTGATGGTCTTCCTTATTTCAGTGAAATGGACTCATACTTTAACTTAAGGATGACTCAAGATTATATGGATCATGGATATTTTGGTGATACTTTAGTAAATGGTTCTGGTTGGGATATGCATTCCTACTATCCATCAGGAAGGGACGTTGGGTCCTATCAGCCGATGATTGCATATGTCACATCATTCTTATATGGAATAGTGAACATGTTCCATGACATGTCCCTTAAGGAAGTTGCATTCTGGACTGGTGCATTAATTTCATCATTTGCAGTAATTCCTGTTTACATATTCACAAGAAGAATCACTAATGATTATGGGGCAATTGCTGCTACATTGATTGTAGCTTTAGGTCCTAACTATATTTCACACACATTTGCAGGATTTTTCGATACAGATATGTTTAACGTAACCTTGCCTTTATTCTTTATACTCTTCTTTGTTGAAGCGGTTAAAAGCGATAAATTGGTTCATAGGATAATATTCGCAATTTTATCTGTTATCACTATTGGTATTTATTCCCTTTCATGGACTGGATATATGTTTTATCCTGCAGTAATGATAATTGTGATGATAGTGTTCTTCATATTATGTTTCTATCTGGACATTGAAGTATTGGAACCATTTAAAAATTATAGTAATAAGCTAAACTGGTTGATTAATCAAAAAGAACTGTTTCCAGTAGCTTTAATTGTTGTTTTAGGCGCTATCAGCTTATTGTTCACTGTTGGAATAGGTGGTATATTAGATGCTATCAACGGTCTTACTGGCGGTTTCTCACTTTTATCTGCATCAAGTGATGTATGGCCTAACGTATTTGTTTCTGTTGCAGAGATGCAAAAGCCAAATATTTTAGCTGGTGGTCTTCCTGGAGCATTTTTAGCTAACACCAATGGTGTTATAAACGGGGTTGGTGGAATAGTTGCTTTCTTTGGTGTTTTATTGGTCTTATTCACATTTGTTCAAAGATTGCTTAGATTAAGGTCTGTAAAAATTAAAGGAGACTCATCAAAACCTCATAAATCTAAACGAAAAGCTACTTCTATCAGAAAAGAGCAAGAAAGGTTCAGAATTTCCCTTAAAGACATTGGCTCTTTCGGTTCAACTGATGAAATCAATAAAAGTAAACGTTTAAATGTGCTTTACTTAAGCTTATTCATTGTATGGATTCTTGCATCTGCAGCAGCAGTAACTCAAGGTACAAGATTTATTCAGATTTTAGTAGTTCCTATGGGTATCTGTGCAGGTATTTTTGTAGGATATGCAGTGGACTATGTCAAGGCTAACATTGATGATGATAGAACATTATTCTTGATAGCTATTGTCTGTTCATTCTTGATTGCATTCCCAATTACTCAAATTTATTATGGTCTTGATAATGCCTTAATGATAGGTTCAATTATATTTGTTGCTCTTGTAGTTATTTCCGGAGTATTCATATATCTTAGAAAATCTATCAGGGATTCAGATGTATCCCTTAAAAAGGCACTTGTTGTTGTATTGATCACTTTAGCTTTAGTGTCTCCAACTGTTTGTGGGGCTTATCAAACCACTGCAGCTACTGCTCCAGGGTCAAGTGACCCTATGTGGAATGCTATGGATTATGTTAAGGAAAACACTACTAATGATACAGTTATCATTTCCTGGTGGGACTACGGTTACCTATTCCAAATTGCATCTGACCATCCAACTTCTTTCGATGGGGGTTCTCAGTCAGGAGACCGTGCATACTGGGTAGGTAAAGCATTGACTACTTCAGATTTAGCCCAATCTAAAGGAATCTTGCAGATGTTGGGAACTACTGGTAGTAATGCTTCTGATTTATTATGCAATTACACAGGAAGCAATGTAACTGCGGTTGATGCATTGGACAAAACGTTAGGATTAAGTAGGGAAGATGCTAAATCAACTTTAATCAGTGATTATAATTTAACTGAAAGTCAAGCAAACGCTGTTGTAAAGCAATCACATCCATCTAATCCAAATAATGTTGCATTTGTTTTAAGTTCAGATATGATTCAAAAAGCTGGATGGTGGTCTTACTTCGGTTCATGGAATTTTGATACATTAGACAGTACAAACTATCAATATTACATGTCTGGAAATTATGTTACTATTAATCCTAATTCTCAAGGTAGCATTAATGTATTGAATGACAGTGGCATTTTATACAATGCAGTAGTTAAAAGAGGATCTAATGGTACTAATGGTACTACTGCTCAAATGACTGCTGTTTGGGATAAGAACGGTAGTAAAATCGAGTTAAACGGTACTGAATATAACCCTCTTAAAGCAAGCAATCTCATTGCTATTGAAGATGGTTATTTAACTGTAAATAAAACCTTAGACAAAGGAGGTAATTATACCCTTTATGTTATTGGTTCTGGAAATGACTATACTGCTATATTGATGGATAATGAACTTAGAGACTCTGTCTTTACCAGATTATTCCTATTGGGTGGTGCAGGCCAAGATACATTTACCTTAACCAATATGCAAGAAGGAGTTTCTACCTGGTCAATTAATGGTGCATCTTCAAGTTCTGACAGCCAAGATACAAATACAACAGAGACATAA